The following coding sequences lie in one Oncorhynchus masou masou isolate Uvic2021 chromosome 20, UVic_Omas_1.1, whole genome shotgun sequence genomic window:
- the fabp2 gene encoding fatty acid-binding protein, intestinal translates to MTYNGTWKVDRSENYEKFMEQMGVNMVKRKLAAHDHLKITLEQTGDKFVVKEASSFRTLDMEFTLGVNFEYALADGTMLSGSWGIEGDMMKGTFTRKDNGKVLTTTRAIVGEELVQSYSYDGVEAKRIFKRG, encoded by the exons ATGACCTACAACGGCACTTGGAAAGTAGACCGCAGCGAGAACTATGAGAAATTCATGGAGCAGATGG GTGTCAACATGGTCAAGAGGAAGCTGGCCGCTCACGATCACCTCAAGATTACCCTTGAACAAACTGGAGACAAATTTGTCGTGAAGGAGGCCAGTTCTTTCCGCACGCTGGATATGGAATTTACCCTGGGAGTCAACTTTGAATATGCTCTTGCAGATGGGACAATGCTATCA GGTTCATGGGGCATTGAAGGAGACATGATGAAAGGTACATTCACCAGAAAGGACAATGGAAAGGTGCTGACAACTACCAGAGCCATTGTTGGAGAGGAACTTGTACAG AGCTACAGCTATGATGGAGTCGAAGCCAAGAGAATATTCAAGAGGGGTTAG